The Microbacterium phyllosphaerae region GGCGCCCGTCAGCCAGCGGCGACGGCGCGCTCGCGCTCGGACCGCGGTCGGCGTCTCCGGCCGACGCCCTTCCGCGATCTCCTCGAACACGGAGGCCTCGATGCGCGCCACCGCGGCATCCGAGAGCTCGGGCAGGCCATCGATGGGTGCGTTGTCGTTCATGCGTCGCTCGCTTCCTTCACGGCACCACGCAGGCGGGTGCGGACTCGGGAGAGACGGTTCCGGACGATGGCATGGCTCACACCGAGCTGTTCCGCCGCGGCCTGGTAGGCATAGCCTTCCGTGGCGCAGAGCCTGAAGATCTCTCGGTCGAGATCGTTCAGGGTCCCCACCTCGGCGGCGATCCGCGCGGCCAGAGCAGCGGTGATCACCTGCTCCTCGACGCTGATCGTCGAAGGGATGCTGTCGTCGACGGCATCCGTGGTGTGCGCCCGGTCGCGCAGGCGCTGTCGGAGCCGGTTCGCTGCCTGGAAGCGACAGATCGTCGCGAGCCACGGGAGCAGGGACTCTCCCTGCAGCTCGAGCCCCGGCAGCTTGCGCCACGCGGTGACGAAGGTCTCCTGGGTCACGTCCTCGGCGTCGGCGGGGGAGCCGAGAAGGCCATGGGCGATCCAGTAGACCGGTCGGACGTGCGAGCGGTACAGCTCGCGGAAGGCGCTCTCGTCGCCTGCCGCGGCCTGCGCCACCCATCTCTGATCTGTCGTCTGCACGGTATCCGGTTTCCGTTCGGTGTCTCTCACCAGGGAAGTGTCGAAGGATGCACCATCGTCTCAGATCGGTGCCGTCGATGGGATGCCGCTGATGCGGCCATCCATCGTCCGTCTGCGCTCCGCTAGAATCGGTGATGCGAGAGGGAGTATCCCGCAAGCGCATCCACCGTCATCACGAGCACCGACATCGCTGCTCCGGTCGTGCGACGCACTCTGTGCGTGGGAGAGACTTTCGGCGTTCTTCCGACCCCTCCCGAAAGGTGCACAGCGCCCGTGGACATCCCCGTCTGGTTCGAGATCACCTCGATGATCGTCCTCACGATCATCCTGATCGGCGACCTGCTCCTGATCCGTCTTCGTCCGCACATCCCCTCGACCAGGGAGTCGACGCTCTGGGTCGTCTTCTACGTCGGGCTCGCCCTGTTGTTCGCGGTTCTCCTCGGAAACGTGGCCGGATGGCGCAATGCGGGCGATTTCATCACCGGATGGGCGCTGGAGTACAGCCTCTCGATCGACAACCTCTTCGTCTTCGTGCTGATCATGGCGCAGTTCGCGGTGCCGCGACGCCTCCAGCAGCAGGTGCTGATGGTCGGCATCATCATCGCGCTCGTGCTGCGCGGCGCATTCATCCTCGTCGGCGTGGCCGTCATCGAGCACTTCTCGCCGATCTTCTACGTCTTCGGCGCGTTCCTCATCTACACCGCGATCAAACAGGCCATGCCCGAGGGCGAGCACGACGACGACGTCAAGCGCGAGAACTTCATCGTCCGGCTGCTGCGTCGCCGCATAGACATCAGCGAGACCTACGACGGCTCGAAGCTGCGCACCACGGTCGACGGCAAGCGGATGTGGACGCCGATGGTCATCGTGTTCATCACGATCGGCGTGACAGACCTGATCTTCGCGATCGACTCCATCCCGGCGATCTTCGAGATCACGACGAACGGATTCCTGGTCTTCGCGGCCAACATCTTCGCCCTGATGGGCCTGCGACAGCTCTACTTCCTGCTGGGAGACCTGCTCGATCGTCTGCGCTACCTGCACTACGGCATCGCGGTGATCCTCGGGTTCATCGGAGTCAAGCTGATCCTGCACGCGCTGCACGAGAACGAGCTGCCGTTCATCAACGGCGGTGAGCATGTCGAATGGGTGCCGGACATCGACAACCTCGTCTCGCTCGGTGTCATCGTCGTCTCGATGACCGTCGCGACCGTCGCGAGCCTCATCGCGGCGTCGCGCGAGAAGTCCGCAGCGAAGAAGGCGGCGATCGTCGAGTAGGGGCGGGTCGTCTCAGCCCGCCGACCACAGCAGCTCGGCGTCGAGCGTGAGATCGATCACCTGACGCAGCAGGGCACCGACGGTGGTCGACTGCAGGAGCGTGTATCGGTCGTACTCTCCGAGCGGTGCGATCGCGGCGAGCTGCCAGGCCGCTTCGAGCGGGTCGTCGGAGAGCTCGGTGTCGGGGTCCCAGGGCCCGTCGACGCGCGCGAGGACGCGTCGTACGATCGCCTCCGCTTCGGTGCGCAGCGGGGTGAGCGCGTCGTTCCACGTCGGCTCGGCAAGCGGCGAGATCTCGGCCCGAGGGTAGGGCGCGTCGTCCGTCCACTGCTCGGCCGTGAACCGAGTGGTGCCGACCGCGATGATGTGGAGCACGTCCGCATCGGCCGAGACGCTCACCAGCCGGGCGAGCGTGCCGACCTGGCTGCGCCGGTCGCCACCGCCGACCTCGTGACCGCGTTCGATGAGCACGACCCCGAACTGCGGGTCGTCTGCGTCGAGAAGTTGCCCGATCATCGTGAGGTATCGCGGCTCGAACACGCGGAGCAGAAGCGGGGTGTGCGGGAACAGCACCGAGCCAAGCGGGAACATCGGTCGTGCGGCCATGACCCCAGTCAACACCGCGAGACGTACAGTGAACAGATGCGCAGACCAGACGTCATCACACCTGCCCCCGGCCAGGAGTCCGTGTGGGACTATCCGCGGCCACCGCGGGTCGAGCGGGTGGCCGAGCGCGTCACCATTCGTCTCGGCGGTGAACTCGTCGCCGACACGACCGATGCGGTGCGGGTGCTCGAGACGAGTCATCCTCCTGTGTTTTACCTGCCGATCGCCGACTTCGTCGACGGAGCGCTCTCGGATGCCCCCGGTTCGTCGTTCTGCGAGTTCAAAGGTGAGGCACGCTATCTCGATGTGCGCGGCGGCGCCGTGGTGGCCGCCGGCGCCGCATGGAACTACCCGCATCCGACGCGCGGATTCGAGGCTCTGTCCGACCGGGTCGCGGTATATGCCGGACCGATGGACGAGTGCACGGTCGGTGGAGAAGTCGTCGTCCCTCAGCCGGGTGGCTTCTACGGCGGCTGGGTGACGTCGACCGTCGTCGGGCCGTTCAAGGGAGTGCCGGGCTCGATGGGCTGGTGAGCCCTGGGCGCTCGCTCAGAACGCCCGCAGGTTGGCCTGGAGGCCGCCTTCGACGTACTCGCGGCGCAGGATGCCGCGGCGTCGGAGCACGGGCACGAGCTCACCGAGCGTGCGATGCAGCGTGACCGGGTGGAAGTCGCCCCACAGCAGCACGCCGTCGTTGCCCCAGTCGCCGAGCTCTTCGATGAGATCGGCGAACTCGTCGGCGGTCCCGACGAATCCCGAGCGGTCGGTGATCCGGCCTGTGCGGGCGAGCGCCGTGAGGTGGGCGCGCAGCGGAGCATCCTCGCCTCGGTCTCCGATCAGGCGCTGGATGCTCCCGCGCGAGACGTGCTCCCCGAAGACCGACAGATCGAGCGGGCGGTCCAGGTCGAGCGTGGTCAGATCGGTTTCGAGATCGCTCGACTGCTTGCGAGCGATCTGCACCAGGGCCGCGTCGTCGGGATGGGCGGATGCGGCGACGATGCGATCCGCCTCCTCCGGCGACGATGTGATGACCGGCTGGATCGCGAACAGGATGGTGATGTCGGCGGCCGAACGGCCCGCCGCGATCGCCGCGTCGTGGATCTTCGCCCGATAGGCCCGCACGGATGCCTCATCCAGAGGGGCCAGAGCGAGCTGCACGTCGGAGTTCGCGCCGGCGAAGCCGAGTCCTCTGCCGGATCCGCCGGGGGAGATGATCGCGGGTTCGCCGTCTGTGAAGGGCACCGCGTTCAACGGGCCGTCGAACGCGAAGTGCTCGCCACGATGGCGCACGGGACGCAGCCTCGATCCGTCGGCGAACACGTCGGTCTCGCGGTCCTGCACCAGCGCGCCGTCGTCCCAGCTCCGCCACAGCGCACGGATGCCTGCGAGCCACTCCTCGGCGCGGTCGTACGCGGCGTCGTGACCCAGCTGCTCGGCAGCCGAGAAGTGGCGGGCGCTGCCGGTGTCGGTGACGACGTTGAGGCCGAGGCGGTGTGCGCTGAGGTGCTGCAGGGTCGCGAACTGCCGCGCCGCCGTGTACGGCAGGTAGGCAGCGGGGTTGACGGTCGGCACGACTCCGAGATGACGGGTGGCCTGGAAGAGGTAGGGCGCAAGGAGCAGCGGATCGTGCTTGGGGCCGCCGAACGCGTGGCGGACGCGCAGATCGAGCGTCTCGGGGGAGCCGAGCGAGGGCGCGTCCTCGATGATGACGAGGTCGAACCCGGCCTGTTCCAGAGTGCGAGCCGCCTCCTGGTAGATCTCGGGGCGGGTCCAGTCGTAGTCCCAGTCGAGTGACGGGTATCCCCAGCCCTGCGGACCGAAGCCGCGGGCCAGGAACCATCCGAAGTGCTGGGGCCTGCTCACGCGACGGCCTCTCGCGCGGGCTCGAGCACGCGCGCGAGATCCGCGAGGAGATCCGCGACGTCTTCGATCCCGATCGAGAGACGCAGGGTTCCCGGCTGCACGCCGAGGACGTCGCGTTCCTCCTGCGTGCGGTGGGAATGGCTGGTCGTCCCCGGGTGGAGCACGAGCGAGCGGACATCTCCGATGTGCGTCATGTGGGTGAACACCTCGACGCTCTCGACGAAGTCGCGTGCCGCGTCGAGCCCTCCGCGGAGGGTGAACGTGAAGATGGATCCGTAGCCGCCGTGCAGGTACCTCTGAGCGAGCGCGTGATCGGGGTGAGTCTCGAGGCCGACGTGGTCGACGCTCTCGACCGCATCCTGCGCGGCCAGCCAGCGTGCCACCTCGAGGGCGTTGCGGGACTGCCGCTCGACGCGAAGACCGAGCGTCTCCGCTCCCTGGCCGATCAGGAAGGCGTTGAGCGGAGACGGCGATGCACCGAAGCGGGGCGCGACGGATTCGCGGGCGTACGCGATGCGTGCCTTCCCGCCGTGCCGCGCAGCGACGCTGGAGAAGCCGCCGCGGCCGGGGAGCACCAGATGCGGTGCGTTATGCCCCGCCTTCGCCGCGTCGAAGCGACCGTCGTCGATGAGGACCCCGCCCAGGACCGAGCCGTGGCCGGCGAGGAACTTCGATGCGGAATGCACGACCATCGCGGCGCCGTGCTCGATCGGACGGACGAGGAACGGGGTGGCGAGCGTGTTGTCGACGATGAGCGGGATCGCGGCGTCATCGGCCACGGCGCTCACGGCCGCGATGTCGAGGATGTCATTGCGGGCGTTCGCGATCGACTCGGCGAACAGAGCCCTCGTGTTCGGACGGATCTCCCGGCGCCACGCCTCAGGGTCGCCGATGTCGTCGATGAAGGTCGCCTCGATGCCGAGTCGTGCGAGGTTGTCGAGGAGAAGCCCGCGGGTGCCCTCGTAGATGTGCGTCGAGGAGACGATGTGGTCCCCGGCTCCCGCCACCGTCAGGAGGGCGGTGACGACAGCCGCCTGGCCGCTGGCGACGAGAACCGCATCCGCACCGGACTCGAGCGCGGCGAGTTGCCGCTCGACCGCGTGCACTGTCGGGTTGCCGGTGCGTGTGTAGCCGAAACCCGCGCCCGTGCCGAAGTGGTGCGCGGCGTGGTCGAAGTCGTCGAACTCGAAGCCGGCGGTCAGATAGATCGGAGTCGCCCTGGACGACGCCGCACCCTGATTCCGGGCGGCGTGGACCGCCTTGGTGGCGAAGCCGGTGGTGTCGTCGGTCATGCGCGTGCCTCTCGAAGGTGCGGGTGACAGTAGCGTGTCACGCGGCGACTCCGTCCGCTGAAGCGGTGGTAATCTGACGTCATGCGGATCGTGCTCCTTCTTAGCGGCCGCGACGAGACCTCGTTCTGAGCCCCTCCTCGTCGCGGAGTCCAACATGGGCCGACCCGCCAGCTTCAGGAGAAACGCAATGAACATGCCCGCAGCAGACTCTGCTCCCGCACGCCGCCGGACCCTCGCCGAGAAGGTCTGGGACGACCACCTCGTCGTCAAGGGCGAGAACGGCGAGCCGGACCTCATCTACATCGACCTGCACCTGGTCCACGAGGTGACCAGCCCCCAGGCGTTCGACGGCCTGCGTGCCGAGGGGCGTCCACTGCGCCGACTCGACCTCACCATCGCGACCGAGGACCACAACACTCCGACGTGGGACATCGACAAGCCGATCGCCGATCTGACGAGCCGCACGCAGATCGAGACGCTGCGCCGCAACGCCTCCGAGTTCGGCGTGCGCCTGCACTCGCTCGGTGACGCCGAGCAGGGCATCGTGCACGTCGTCGGCCCGCAGCTCGGATTGACGATGCCGGGCATCACGGTGGTCTGCGGTGATTCCCACACCTCGACCCACGGCGCTTTCGGGGCCATGGCGTTCGGCATCGGCACGAGCGAGGTCGAACACGTGATGGCGACCCAGACGCTGCCGCTGAAGCCGTTCAAGACGATGGCGATCAACGTCGAGGGCACGCTGCGTCCCGGCGTCACGGCGAAGGACATCATCCTCGCCGTGATCGCGAAGATCACCACCGGTGGCGGCCAGGGCTACGTCCTCGAGTTCCGAGGCAGCGCGATCCGTGCGCTGTCGATGGAGGGGCGGATGACGATCTGCAACATGTCGATCGAGGCCGGTGCCCGCGCGGGCATGGTCGCCCCCGACGAGACGACGTTCGAGTATCTGAAGGGACGCCCGCACGCCCCCAAGGGTCAGGATTGGGACGACGCGGTCGCCTACTGGCGCACGCTCCCCACCGACGAGGGCGCGACGTTCGACGCCGAGGTCTTCATCGACGCCGACGAGCTCGAGCCGTTCGTGACCTGGGGCACGAACCCGGGCCAGGGCAGCTCCCTGTCGGCCGCAGTGCCCGACCCCGCCGAGATCGCCGACGCCAACGAGCGCGCGGCCGCCGAGCGGGCGCTCGAGTACATGGATCTGACGCCCGGCACGCCCCTCAAAGAGGTGCCGGTCGACGCCGTCTTCATGGGCTCGTGCACGAACAGCCGCATCGAGGACCTCCGCGCGTTCGCATCGATCGTCGAAGGCAAGAAGAAGGCCGACGGCGTGCGCGTCATGGTCGTCCCCGGCTCCGCCCGGGTGCGGCTGGAGGCAGAGGCCGAGGGTCTCGACAAGATCATCACGGACTTCGGCGCGGAGTGGCGATTCGCCGGATGCTCGATGTGCCTCGGGATGAACCCCGATCAGCTCGCACCGGGGGAGCGATGCGCATCGACCTCCAACCGCAACTTCGAGGGTCGACAGGGCAAGGGCGGACGCACGCACCTGGTGTCGCCGCTCGTCGCCGCAGCCACCGCGATCCGCGGCACGCTGTCGAGCCCCAGCGACCTGGATGCGGTGCCTGCGACGGCCTCCGCAGCAGCCGGAACGAACGGAGCACTCTGATGGAGAAGTTCACCACTCACACGGGCATCGCCGCTCCGCTGAAGCGCTCGAACGTCGACACCGACCAGATCATCCCGGCCGTGTTCCTCAAGCGGGTCACGAAGACCGGATTCGAGGACGCGCTGTTCCACGGCTGGCGTCAGGATCCTGAGTTCGTGCTCAACCAGCCTGCCTTCCAGGGCGCATCCGTCCTTGTCGCGGGCCCCGACTTCGGCACCGGATCCAGTCGCGAGCACGCCGTGTGGGCACTGCGCGACTTCGGCTTCTCGGTGGTCCTCAGCCCGCGTTTCGCGGACATCTTCCGGGGCAACTCGGGCAAGCAGGGACTCCTCGCCGCGACGATCTCGGAAGAGGATCTCGAGCGGATCTGGGCCGAGATCGACCGGAATCCCGGGGTATCCATCACGGTCGACCTCGAGGCGCGAACCGCCTCGATCGGTGAGATCCAGGCTGACCTCGGGATCGACGATTACACTAGATGGCGGCTCCTCGAAGGGCTCGATGACATCGGGCTCACGCTGCGCAACGAAGACAAGATCGCGCAGTTCGAGGCCCGTCGCGAGTCGTGGCGGCCCCGGACCCTTCCCGTTCAGCAGTGAACGGCGGGGCGGGGGAGCCGAGGGCGACCCCGCCCCGAATTCCGTTGAATGAAGTGAGGCTCCGAATGACGACACCTGTGCGCGACGCTCTTCCGGACGGAGTCCCCCCACTCACCGGAGACGTCCTCGCCATTCGCGGAGGGCGCCCGTTGCGCGGCCGCGTCGACGTCAAGGGAGCGAAGAACCTCGCGACCAAGGCGATGGTGGCCTCGCTGCTCGGAGACACCGTCAGCGTCCTGCGCGACGTTCCCGCCATCAGCGACGTCGCGGTCGTCCGCTCGCTGCTCGAGGTGCACGGTGTCCGCGTCTCCGACGGCGATGAGCCCGGTGCTCTCGTCTTCGATCCGAGCGACGTCGAGTCCGCGCACTTCGAGGAGATCGATGCCCACGCCGGTGCATCGCGCATCCCGATCCTCTTCTGCGGCCCGCTGCTGCACCGTCTCGGTCAGGCATTCATCCCCGACCTCGGCGGATGCCGCATCGGCGACCGGCCCATCGACTTCCACCTCGACGCACTGCGCAAGTTCGGCGCGATCGTCGAGAAGCTGCCGAGCGGCATCCGCCTCTCGACCGGCGGCGCTCGTCTGCACGGAGCGAACATCCACCTGCCGTACCCGAGCGTCGGCGCGACCGAGCAGGTGCTGCTGACGGCCGTCCGGGCCGAAGGCACCACCGAGCTGCGCAACGCGGCCATCGAGCCCGAGATCATGGACCTGATCGCCGTGCTGCAGAAGATGGGCGCGATCATCTCGTACGAGCCGAACCGCGTCATCCTCATCGAGGGCGTCGAGAAGCTCCGCGGCTACGACCACCGGTCGATCTTCGACCGCAACGAGGCGGCATCCTGGGCCTCCGCCGCGCTCGCGACCGACGGCGAGATCTTCGTCGGCGGAGCGAAGCAGCAGGAGATGCTCACGTTCCTCAACGTGTTCCGCAAGGCAGGCGGATGGTTCGACATCCAGGAGGACGGGATCCTCTTCCGCCGCGACGGAGAGCTCAAGCCCGTCGTCGTCGAGACCGATGTGCACCCCGGCTTCATGACCGACTGGCAGCAGCCTCTCGTCGTCGCACTCACCCAGGCCAAGGGACGCTCTGTGGTGCACGAGACGGTGTACGAGAACCGTCTCGGGTTCACGGATGCGCTCGTCAAGATGGGCGCAGACATCGTCGTGCACCCGCGCGGGCTGCAGGACGGACCCCGTCGCGTGCCGCGCCGTGACCTCGAGCAGGCGGCCGTCATCACCGGGCCGACCCCGCTGCACGCCGCCGACATCGTCGTTCCCGACCTGCGCGGCGGGTACAGCCACGTCATCGCGGCGCTGACGGCCGAGGGCGAGTCGAAGGTCTCGGGAGTCGACATCCTCAGCCGTGGGTACGAGAAGTTCCTCGCAAAGCTCGACGCCGTGGGCGCCGACTTCGACGTCATCCGGTGACGCCGATGGGTTCCCGTTCGACGGAGACCACGCGCCCGAGCCTTTTCTGGCCCGTCGCGGCGATCGTCATCCCCGCGGTGTCGCTGCTCGCGAAGGTCCGGGTCACCGGGGGGGAGAAGCTTCCGCGTGAGGGGGCCTTCGTTCTCGCACCGAACCACTACTCGGAGTTCGATCCGCTGATCGTGGCTCTCGCGGTCTGGCGCATCGGGCGTGCACCTCGGTTCATGGCGAAGGAGAGCCTGTTCAAGGTCCCCGTGCTGGGCTGGGTGCTTCGCCGTACCGGGATGATCCCGGTGGCGCGCTCGTCATCGGCATCCGCGGCCAAGCAGACGCTCAAGCAGTCCGCCGAGCTGGTTGAGCACGGTCGGGGAGTCATCGTGTACCCCGAAGGGACGCTCACGCGCGACCCTGACATGTGGCCGATGAGGGGAAAATCCGGGGCAGTGCGGCTCGCGCTGGCCGACGGCATCCCGCTGATCCCGATGGCCCACTGGGGCACGCAGGAGATCATGGGGCGCTATCAGAAGGGCCTGAGCCTCTGGCCGCTGCGCAAGCGGGTCGATGTCGTGGTCGGGGACCCGATCGATGTCTCCGATCTGCGCGGGCGCGCAGGAGAGGCCTCGGCGCTGAACGAGGCCACGACCCGTCTGATGAACGCGATCACCGCGCTGCTCGAGGAGCTGCGCGACGAGAAGGCTCCGGCCGAGCGCTGGAATCCGGCGTCGCACGGACAGAAGGAGACGGGTCGCCTTGACTCCTAAACGCAACGTCGCCGCAGGCCCGCGGGTCGCCGTCATCGGCGCAGGCAGCTGGGGTACGACCTTCGGCAAGATCCTCGCGGACGGAGGCGCGCAGGTCACGATGTGGGCCCGCCGCGCCGAGCTCGCCCACGAGATCGACGAGGCGAAGCGCAACTCGCGCTACCTGCCGGGGATCAACCTCCCTCGCACGATGGCGGCCACGCACGAGCTGGCCATCGCGATGCGCGACGTCGATCAGGTCTACCTGTCGGTGCCGAGCCAGTCGTTGCGAGAGAATCTGAAGGCTCTGCGGCCGCTGCTCGCCGACAGCGACACCAAGATCGTCAGCCTGATGAAGGGCGTCGAACGCACCACCGGGCTCCGTATGAGCCAGGTCATCGAGCAGGAGCTGCGCTGCGACCCCGACCGCATCGCGGTCGCCTCAGGCCCGAACCTCGCGCTCGAGATCGCCCGCGAGCAGCCGACCGCCGCAGTGATCTCGTCTCGCAGCCAGGAGACGGCCGAAGAGGTCGCCAGGGCCGCGCGCAACAGCTACTTTCGCACCTTCGTGAACACCGATGTGATCGGCACGGAGTTCGGAGGAGTGCTGAAGAACCTCATCGCCGTCGCGATCGGAATCGTCGACGGCGTCGGGTACGGCGAGAACACGAAGGCGTCGATCATCACGCGCGGACTCGTCGAGATGACCGACTTCGCGGTCGCCAACGGCGCACAGCCAGAGACCCTGCAGGGTCTCGCCGGGCTCGGCGACCTCATCGCGACCTGCCAGTCGCCGCTCAGCCGCAACAACACGGCCGGGCGCCTGCTCGGTCAG contains the following coding sequences:
- a CDS encoding RNA polymerase sigma factor, producing the protein MRDTERKPDTVQTTDQRWVAQAAAGDESAFRELYRSHVRPVYWIAHGLLGSPADAEDVTQETFVTAWRKLPGLELQGESLLPWLATICRFQAANRLRQRLRDRAHTTDAVDDSIPSTISVEEQVITAALAARIAAEVGTLNDLDREIFRLCATEGYAYQAAAEQLGVSHAIVRNRLSRVRTRLRGAVKEASDA
- a CDS encoding TerC/Alx family metal homeostasis membrane protein; translated protein: MDIPVWFEITSMIVLTIILIGDLLLIRLRPHIPSTRESTLWVVFYVGLALLFAVLLGNVAGWRNAGDFITGWALEYSLSIDNLFVFVLIMAQFAVPRRLQQQVLMVGIIIALVLRGAFILVGVAVIEHFSPIFYVFGAFLIYTAIKQAMPEGEHDDDVKRENFIVRLLRRRIDISETYDGSKLRTTVDGKRMWTPMVIVFITIGVTDLIFAIDSIPAIFEITTNGFLVFAANIFALMGLRQLYFLLGDLLDRLRYLHYGIAVILGFIGVKLILHALHENELPFINGGEHVEWVPDIDNLVSLGVIVVSMTVATVASLIAASREKSAAKKAAIVE
- a CDS encoding LON peptidase substrate-binding domain-containing protein; translated protein: MAARPMFPLGSVLFPHTPLLLRVFEPRYLTMIGQLLDADDPQFGVVLIERGHEVGGGDRRSQVGTLARLVSVSADADVLHIIAVGTTRFTAEQWTDDAPYPRAEISPLAEPTWNDALTPLRTEAEAIVRRVLARVDGPWDPDTELSDDPLEAAWQLAAIAPLGEYDRYTLLQSTTVGALLRQVIDLTLDAELLWSAG
- a CDS encoding DUF427 domain-containing protein; this translates as MRRPDVITPAPGQESVWDYPRPPRVERVAERVTIRLGGELVADTTDAVRVLETSHPPVFYLPIADFVDGALSDAPGSSFCEFKGEARYLDVRGGAVVAAGAAWNYPHPTRGFEALSDRVAVYAGPMDECTVGGEVVVPQPGGFYGGWVTSTVVGPFKGVPGSMGW
- a CDS encoding LLM class flavin-dependent oxidoreductase, with the protein product MSRPQHFGWFLARGFGPQGWGYPSLDWDYDWTRPEIYQEAARTLEQAGFDLVIIEDAPSLGSPETLDLRVRHAFGGPKHDPLLLAPYLFQATRHLGVVPTVNPAAYLPYTAARQFATLQHLSAHRLGLNVVTDTGSARHFSAAEQLGHDAAYDRAEEWLAGIRALWRSWDDGALVQDRETDVFADGSRLRPVRHRGEHFAFDGPLNAVPFTDGEPAIISPGGSGRGLGFAGANSDVQLALAPLDEASVRAYRAKIHDAAIAAGRSAADITILFAIQPVITSSPEEADRIVAASAHPDDAALVQIARKQSSDLETDLTTLDLDRPLDLSVFGEHVSRGSIQRLIGDRGEDAPLRAHLTALARTGRITDRSGFVGTADEFADLIEELGDWGNDGVLLWGDFHPVTLHRTLGELVPVLRRRGILRREYVEGGLQANLRAF
- a CDS encoding O-acetylhomoserine aminocarboxypropyltransferase/cysteine synthase family protein, with the protein product MTDDTTGFATKAVHAARNQGAASSRATPIYLTAGFEFDDFDHAAHHFGTGAGFGYTRTGNPTVHAVERQLAALESGADAVLVASGQAAVVTALLTVAGAGDHIVSSTHIYEGTRGLLLDNLARLGIEATFIDDIGDPEAWRREIRPNTRALFAESIANARNDILDIAAVSAVADDAAIPLIVDNTLATPFLVRPIEHGAAMVVHSASKFLAGHGSVLGGVLIDDGRFDAAKAGHNAPHLVLPGRGGFSSVAARHGGKARIAYARESVAPRFGASPSPLNAFLIGQGAETLGLRVERQSRNALEVARWLAAQDAVESVDHVGLETHPDHALAQRYLHGGYGSIFTFTLRGGLDAARDFVESVEVFTHMTHIGDVRSLVLHPGTTSHSHRTQEERDVLGVQPGTLRLSIGIEDVADLLADLARVLEPAREAVA
- the leuC gene encoding 3-isopropylmalate dehydratase large subunit; translated protein: MNMPAADSAPARRRTLAEKVWDDHLVVKGENGEPDLIYIDLHLVHEVTSPQAFDGLRAEGRPLRRLDLTIATEDHNTPTWDIDKPIADLTSRTQIETLRRNASEFGVRLHSLGDAEQGIVHVVGPQLGLTMPGITVVCGDSHTSTHGAFGAMAFGIGTSEVEHVMATQTLPLKPFKTMAINVEGTLRPGVTAKDIILAVIAKITTGGGQGYVLEFRGSAIRALSMEGRMTICNMSIEAGARAGMVAPDETTFEYLKGRPHAPKGQDWDDAVAYWRTLPTDEGATFDAEVFIDADELEPFVTWGTNPGQGSSLSAAVPDPAEIADANERAAAERALEYMDLTPGTPLKEVPVDAVFMGSCTNSRIEDLRAFASIVEGKKKADGVRVMVVPGSARVRLEAEAEGLDKIITDFGAEWRFAGCSMCLGMNPDQLAPGERCASTSNRNFEGRQGKGGRTHLVSPLVAAATAIRGTLSSPSDLDAVPATASAAAGTNGAL
- the leuD gene encoding 3-isopropylmalate dehydratase small subunit, producing the protein MEKFTTHTGIAAPLKRSNVDTDQIIPAVFLKRVTKTGFEDALFHGWRQDPEFVLNQPAFQGASVLVAGPDFGTGSSREHAVWALRDFGFSVVLSPRFADIFRGNSGKQGLLAATISEEDLERIWAEIDRNPGVSITVDLEARTASIGEIQADLGIDDYTRWRLLEGLDDIGLTLRNEDKIAQFEARRESWRPRTLPVQQ
- the murA gene encoding UDP-N-acetylglucosamine 1-carboxyvinyltransferase — its product is MTTPVRDALPDGVPPLTGDVLAIRGGRPLRGRVDVKGAKNLATKAMVASLLGDTVSVLRDVPAISDVAVVRSLLEVHGVRVSDGDEPGALVFDPSDVESAHFEEIDAHAGASRIPILFCGPLLHRLGQAFIPDLGGCRIGDRPIDFHLDALRKFGAIVEKLPSGIRLSTGGARLHGANIHLPYPSVGATEQVLLTAVRAEGTTELRNAAIEPEIMDLIAVLQKMGAIISYEPNRVILIEGVEKLRGYDHRSIFDRNEAASWASAALATDGEIFVGGAKQQEMLTFLNVFRKAGGWFDIQEDGILFRRDGELKPVVVETDVHPGFMTDWQQPLVVALTQAKGRSVVHETVYENRLGFTDALVKMGADIVVHPRGLQDGPRRVPRRDLEQAAVITGPTPLHAADIVVPDLRGGYSHVIAALTAEGESKVSGVDILSRGYEKFLAKLDAVGADFDVIR
- a CDS encoding lysophospholipid acyltransferase family protein gives rise to the protein MGSRSTETTRPSLFWPVAAIVIPAVSLLAKVRVTGGEKLPREGAFVLAPNHYSEFDPLIVALAVWRIGRAPRFMAKESLFKVPVLGWVLRRTGMIPVARSSSASAAKQTLKQSAELVEHGRGVIVYPEGTLTRDPDMWPMRGKSGAVRLALADGIPLIPMAHWGTQEIMGRYQKGLSLWPLRKRVDVVVGDPIDVSDLRGRAGEASALNEATTRLMNAITALLEELRDEKAPAERWNPASHGQKETGRLDS
- a CDS encoding NAD(P)H-dependent glycerol-3-phosphate dehydrogenase produces the protein MTPKRNVAAGPRVAVIGAGSWGTTFGKILADGGAQVTMWARRAELAHEIDEAKRNSRYLPGINLPRTMAATHELAIAMRDVDQVYLSVPSQSLRENLKALRPLLADSDTKIVSLMKGVERTTGLRMSQVIEQELRCDPDRIAVASGPNLALEIAREQPTAAVISSRSQETAEEVARAARNSYFRTFVNTDVIGTEFGGVLKNLIAVAIGIVDGVGYGENTKASIITRGLVEMTDFAVANGAQPETLQGLAGLGDLIATCQSPLSRNNTAGRLLGQGYSFQDVVKQMQQTAEGLASVAPVLQLARESEVDMPIVEQVKMVLDGKMNPRDIAPHLTTDDDTPQGERTNHGQADGGGALRRALQRAFDQFRNGGRSAGRD